A single window of Bacteroidota bacterium DNA harbors:
- a CDS encoding peptidoglycan DD-metalloendopeptidase family protein, with product MNSFIKYFLLIISFSLISLFVFSQSKEELEKQRKQKQKEIEYTKKLITETTEKQKQTITFLNTLNKQINSREELISTVSKEIKYINEQIENNKGVIESLQKDLENLKKEYANMLCFAYKNRNTYNKIGFILSAKTFNQSFQRLKLLQHYSSYRKNQMKLIDKTTKSIETKVALLQVQKKNKVSLLTKQNIEKKQLEKDKSSKSNIIVKLKKKKKELKKELKAKEKIAAELKSKIKKLIAKTMTKASKSYYLTPEAKKLSLDFVNNRSKLPWPVEKGFISETFGKHLHPTLKNVYIVNNGIKIKTNKNANARAIFNGKVSNVIRIPGAGRSVLINHGQYFSVYSNLSNVSVSAGEIVSTKQVIGKITYDSRSGSTEMELQIWKMKQNLNPIYWIAPR from the coding sequence ATGAACAGCTTTATTAAATATTTCCTTCTCATTATAAGTTTTAGCTTAATTTCATTATTTGTTTTTTCTCAAAGCAAAGAAGAGTTAGAAAAACAGAGAAAACAAAAACAAAAAGAAATAGAATACACCAAAAAACTTATTACTGAAACCACTGAAAAGCAAAAACAAACTATTACTTTTTTAAACACTCTAAATAAGCAAATAAATTCAAGAGAAGAACTGATAAGCACTGTAAGTAAAGAAATTAAATATATTAACGAACAAATTGAAAATAATAAAGGAGTAATTGAGTCGCTTCAAAAAGACCTTGAAAACCTAAAAAAAGAATACGCAAATATGTTGTGTTTTGCTTATAAAAATAGAAATACATATAACAAAATCGGTTTTATACTTTCGGCAAAAACTTTTAACCAATCATTTCAACGCTTAAAACTATTACAACACTATTCGTCATACAGAAAAAATCAGATGAAACTAATAGATAAAACAACGAAATCAATAGAAACAAAAGTTGCTTTACTGCAAGTGCAAAAGAAAAATAAAGTTTCATTGCTTACTAAACAAAATATTGAAAAAAAACAACTTGAAAAAGATAAAAGCAGTAAATCAAATATTATTGTTAAACTAAAGAAAAAGAAAAAAGAATTAAAAAAAGAACTTAAAGCAAAAGAAAAGATAGCTGCAGAATTAAAAAGCAAAATCAAAAAATTGATTGCCAAAACAATGACAAAAGCATCCAAAAGCTATTATCTAACCCCTGAGGCAAAAAAACTTTCTCTTGATTTTGTAAATAATCGGTCAAAATTACCATGGCCTGTTGAAAAAGGATTTATTTCGGAAACATTTGGTAAGCACCTTCATCCAACATTAAAAAACGTTTATATTGTTAACAATGGAATAAAAATAAAAACAAATAAAAATGCAAACGCAAGAGCAATTTTTAATGGAAAAGTCAGTAATGTCATTCGAATTCCCGGAGCAGGAAGATCCGTTTTAATAAATCATGGGCAATATTTCAGCGTTTATTCCAACCTATCAAATGTTTCGGTATCAGCAGGTGAAATTGTAAGCACAAAACAAGTTATTGGAAAAATTACTTATGATTCACGAAGCGGTAGCACAGAAATGGAATTGCAAATTTGGAAAATGAAACAAAATCTCAATCCTATTTACTGGATTGCCCCAAGGTAG
- a CDS encoding sugar phosphate nucleotidyltransferase yields the protein MKIIIPMAGMGKRMRPHTLNTPKPLLKVAGKPIVEILIEDIAKMLGGNIEEVAFVIGNFGKEVEERLTKIATDLGYKSKIYYQLEALGTAHAIYCAKESMDGNILVAYADTLFHTDFVIDQKEDGYIWTKKIDDPSQFGVVVPDKKGHVTQFVEKSKTFVSDLAIIGIYYFKNGEKLLEEIQYLIDNNITGNGEFQLTDALENMKAKDTKFKVATVDGWFDCGNKNATVSTNKEILKLKKDSELTNKNTEIQNSKIIEPCFIDKNVKIHNSTIGPYVSVGNGTVIEDSEIANSIIYENAQIKNSELNNSMIGNFVKYFNNSKKEVSVGDFSEIL from the coding sequence ATGAAAATAATAATTCCAATGGCAGGAATGGGTAAAAGAATGAGACCACACACCCTTAACACACCAAAGCCCTTATTAAAAGTAGCAGGAAAACCCATTGTTGAAATACTTATAGAAGATATCGCCAAAATGCTTGGTGGAAATATTGAAGAAGTTGCCTTTGTAATAGGTAATTTTGGAAAAGAAGTTGAAGAACGATTAACAAAAATAGCTACCGATTTAGGTTACAAATCAAAAATTTATTACCAACTTGAAGCACTTGGAACAGCCCATGCAATTTATTGTGCAAAAGAATCAATGGATGGAAATATTCTTGTAGCTTATGCCGACACATTATTCCATACCGATTTTGTTATTGACCAAAAAGAAGATGGTTACATTTGGACAAAAAAAATTGATGACCCTTCTCAATTTGGAGTTGTTGTTCCTGACAAAAAAGGACACGTAACTCAATTTGTTGAAAAATCAAAAACCTTCGTTTCCGACCTTGCAATAATTGGAATTTATTATTTTAAAAATGGCGAAAAACTACTTGAAGAAATTCAGTATCTTATTGATAACAACATAACAGGGAACGGTGAATTTCAGCTTACCGATGCTTTGGAAAACATGAAAGCAAAAGATACAAAATTTAAAGTAGCAACAGTTGACGGTTGGTTTGATTGCGGAAATAAAAACGCTACTGTTTCTACAAACAAAGAAATATTAAAGCTAAAAAAAGACTCGGAACTAACAAATAAAAATACTGAAATTCAGAATTCAAAAATTATTGAACCTTGCTTTATAGATAAAAATGTAAAGATTCATAATTCGACTATAGGACCTTATGTTTCTGTAGGCAATGGAACAGTTATTGAAGATTCGGAGATTGCAAACAGCATTATTTATGAGAATGCTCAAATAAAAAATTCCGAACTTAACAACTCAATGATTGGTAATTTTGTAAAATATTTTAATAATTCAAAAAAAGAAGTAAGTGTTGGAGATTTTTCTGAAATATTATAA
- a CDS encoding DUF4292 domain-containing protein, with protein MSKTLLFSIIFLVFLSGCKTTKLFQSPESKLNTKHVIKGFEKNTVDYEWFKAKAKVRITSKDFDYSGTLNLKMRNDSIIWGSVSVFLGIEIFRFFLINDTFVSIDRTKRQYTKTPISKVPKIIPIKNIDIKSFENIILGNVLFKLEDDFELHDKDSNYFLSKNENNTKIKIFFDPVLFNIKKYEFEENSTSNYALLEYSDERIEGNKKSIPQNVDIKFYSSQKYSLYLKFNYVQFDKPFSINTTIPKVYEQLY; from the coding sequence ATGAGTAAAACACTTTTGTTTAGCATAATTTTCTTGGTTTTTTTGAGCGGTTGCAAAACAACAAAATTGTTTCAATCTCCTGAATCAAAACTAAATACGAAACATGTTATAAAGGGTTTTGAAAAAAATACAGTTGATTATGAATGGTTTAAAGCCAAAGCTAAAGTTAGGATAACATCAAAGGATTTTGATTACAGCGGTACTTTAAACTTAAAAATGCGAAATGACAGCATTATTTGGGGTTCTGTTTCAGTATTTCTTGGAATAGAAATATTCCGTTTTTTTTTAATAAACGATACATTTGTTTCAATTGACAGAACAAAAAGACAATACACTAAAACTCCAATAAGCAAAGTTCCCAAAATTATTCCTATTAAAAACATTGATATTAAATCATTTGAAAATATCATTTTAGGAAATGTGTTATTCAAGCTAGAGGATGATTTTGAACTTCATGACAAAGATTCCAATTATTTTTTAAGTAAAAACGAAAATAATACTAAGATAAAAATATTTTTTGATCCCGTTTTATTCAACATTAAAAAATATGAATTTGAAGAAAATTCTACTTCAAATTATGCTTTGTTGGAATATTCGGATGAAAGAATTGAGGGAAATAAAAAATCTATTCCTCAAAATGTGGATATAAAATTTTATTCATCACAAAAATATTCACTTTATTTGAAGTTCAATTATGTGCAGTTTGATAAGCCATTTAGCATAAATACAACTATACCTAAAGTATATGAACAGCTTTATTAA
- a CDS encoding tetratricopeptide repeat protein — protein sequence MLEIFLKYYKKNIKTFSFIKIIVAGITILLISNSCIKIKSAVNSNNPALMLVDHNTAKEISFDALYFDALKAYLVEDDNTKAIYKLQRCQSILPDNPAILFKLGELYFKENRVNEAQKMLEKATSIQKDNIWYWLLLSDIYKYQKDYKNAIEVYKIIIELDKNNLRFLYDLSNLYLISNSPSKAIKVYNNIENQIGITPEISIQKKKIFLKMNKFNKAVDELQKLIDKYPKDVKYLGMLIDLYIANGKEDKVPALYERILEIEPENGKAQLVMADIFIAQGKTKEAEKELIKAFSNEKVDVNTKISFLVVNYIQKGIKDEDISLLKNLSNILVEKHPLNPKVYAFHGDLFMGIDEKEQALNDYKKALTFEKSMIMLWQKVIDLEFKNSNYDSVVKYTSQALDYFPNSSLMYFYNGVSHNQLRNYSQAKESLEAGLDFVIANPKLKYQFFVNLGEINNSLKSYTESDKYFDKAIEIDSLDPYVLNNYAYYLSLRKVKLDKAEKMSKVSLEKMPENPAYLDTYGWILFLKGDYKQAKKYVGKALEQKPWDAELLEHYGDILFKLNDKSKAIEYWKKAVKKGSVSKNIELKIKDKKLYE from the coding sequence GTGTTGGAGATTTTTCTGAAATATTATAAAAAAAACATAAAGACTTTTTCCTTTATAAAAATTATTGTTGCGGGAATAACAATCCTTTTAATTTCGAATTCATGTATTAAAATTAAAAGTGCTGTTAACAGTAACAATCCTGCATTAATGCTTGTTGACCACAATACCGCAAAAGAAATAAGTTTTGATGCCTTGTATTTTGATGCCCTAAAAGCATATCTCGTTGAAGATGACAACACAAAAGCCATTTATAAACTACAAAGGTGTCAAAGTATTTTGCCTGATAATCCTGCAATTTTGTTCAAACTCGGAGAACTATATTTTAAGGAAAACAGAGTAAATGAAGCTCAGAAAATGCTTGAAAAAGCAACTTCTATCCAAAAAGATAATATCTGGTATTGGCTTTTATTATCAGACATTTATAAGTATCAAAAAGACTATAAAAATGCAATAGAAGTATATAAAATAATAATTGAGTTAGATAAAAATAATTTAAGATTTCTTTATGATTTATCAAACCTTTATCTGATTTCAAACTCTCCTTCAAAGGCAATAAAAGTTTATAACAATATTGAAAATCAAATAGGAATAACCCCTGAAATAAGCATTCAGAAGAAAAAAATATTTTTAAAAATGAACAAGTTCAATAAAGCTGTTGATGAATTACAAAAGCTTATTGACAAATATCCTAAAGATGTAAAATATCTGGGAATGCTTATTGACCTTTACATAGCAAATGGCAAAGAAGACAAAGTTCCTGCTTTGTATGAGCGTATTTTAGAAATTGAACCCGAAAACGGAAAAGCACAACTTGTAATGGCTGATATTTTTATTGCACAAGGCAAAACAAAAGAAGCAGAGAAAGAATTGATAAAAGCCTTTTCTAATGAAAAAGTTGATGTAAATACAAAAATATCATTTCTCGTTGTTAACTATATCCAAAAAGGAATTAAAGATGAAGACATTAGTCTTTTAAAAAACCTTTCAAATATTTTGGTAGAAAAGCATCCGTTAAATCCAAAGGTTTATGCTTTTCATGGCGATTTATTTATGGGAATTGACGAAAAAGAACAAGCCTTAAATGATTACAAAAAAGCATTGACATTTGAAAAAAGTATGATAATGCTTTGGCAAAAAGTTATTGATCTTGAATTTAAAAACAGCAATTACGATTCTGTTGTGAAATACACTTCACAAGCTCTTGATTATTTTCCTAACAGCTCTTTAATGTATTTTTACAATGGAGTTTCACATAATCAGTTAAGAAACTATTCACAAGCTAAAGAAAGCCTAGAAGCAGGTTTGGATTTTGTAATTGCTAATCCAAAATTAAAATATCAGTTTTTTGTAAACCTTGGTGAAATAAATAACAGCCTTAAAAGCTATACTGAATCAGATAAATATTTTGACAAAGCAATTGAAATTGATTCTCTTGACCCTTACGTTTTAAACAATTATGCATATTATTTGTCTTTACGAAAAGTAAAACTCGATAAGGCAGAAAAAATGTCAAAAGTCAGCCTTGAAAAAATGCCCGAAAATCCTGCTTACCTCGACACTTACGGTTGGATTCTGTTTTTAAAAGGAGATTATAAACAAGCAAAAAAATACGTAGGAAAAGCACTTGAACAAAAACCATGGGATGCCGAATTATTAGAACATTACGGTGATATTTTATTTAAACTCAATGATAAATCCAAAGCAATTGAATATTGGAAAAAAGCTGTAAAAAAAGGTAGTGTTTCAAAAAATATTGAATTAAAAATAAAGGATAAAAAATTATATGAGTAA